The DNA region AGGGGGATCGCCCACCGGGACGGCCGGGTGCAGATCCGCCCATGCGGATCCGCACCAGGTCCTGCACGATTGGAAGACGCCGGTTCAGCCGGCGGCTGGAATGAGGAAGGATGGGGAGACCGGATTTTGCCCTTGTGGGAGAGGGGAAGCCGCGCGGCCCCTTTCCCGCCAGGTCAACGAACGACGGCGGCAGCGGGCCTTATCTCAGGGCAAGCGGAGCGCGCAGGACGAATGTCCGCAAGGCAAGAGGGATCGTGACCGGATGGCGGAGACGGGCGCTTGCGCCTGGCTTCGTGCGCACAGCGCGTAGAGCCCGGCCCAACGGGATTGCGCATAATAAATTGATGTTGCTCTCAAAAAACACAGAACGATTGTTTTGCGAACCTTTTCGACATGCCCTTATTTGTTCTTATGATCCTCGGCCAAAAAATAGGCGGTGTTTTTCACGACAATTCAACGGATGGCACCTGGCAACATTGGACGACCTTAATGAAGACCAAAGCTGATCTATTCACTCTGACGTGCAACACTTGTGTAAATTGAAGACGATAGCTGAAATGAGCCGGTGTTTCGCCCGTAAACCGCAGCGTCCCATTGAACCATTTGTCTTGTATTGGACTGTCGATAACGGGCAAATTCGCTTTGTTGCCAAGCGTTCTGTGGTATGATTCGTACCTATTGGGGCAAAGCGGTATCGGAGCAGGCAATGGCGGCGGTGAATTGCCGAAGAGATGACGAGCAGCCTGCACAACTAGAGCTACCTTTCTTCGCGCCCCACACACCAGCGTCTAAGGTTGGTCAACCGGAAAATTCGAAATCTAATCGCATCACGTTTCCGCAGACATACCAGCTCCCGCTTTTTGACTTTAAAGAGCTGCGCAAAGCACACCATCTTTCAAAATTGCGAAGATCAAAGAAGCCTTCTGAAGGTCTTGGGACCGAGCATGAAATTCAAGTATGTCCGTTTCATGCAGGTCTTGGGCGTGAGGTCTGTTTTGATGAACTAGACAACAGGCCTATCAGGTTTGTTCCTCGAAACCTACACGGTTATCTTGATCGCCACTTTCCGTCATTCGTGGTGAAACGACTTGAACTGTTCGACTTGTCTATTGCGTTGGCCGACGAGGGAAAGACGCGCGTTGGGGACGTGGTCCAGATGCGTCACGCGGAAATCGAGGAACTTCTAAACGGCTGCTCAAAGCGGATGGAGTCGCTTTTGACACTGCTTAATGAGGTCGGCCTTGATTTGGATATGAAAACGCCAGGTTGGAAAAGCCCAGGTGGATTGTTCCATTCTCGCTGGTGACTAGCCGCAATCACACACTTCGTAGTCAGATGTGCGTTTGTGGCCCAGCTTCTGCTTGCCAGGTCGAGCTCGAACGTCACCGACATTCACATTGTCTGGCAGATCATCGTCGATTGAAGATTTAATCGCCCTGGCTGTTTCGTATGTAACAGTGTGGCCATTCGCGAGTTCCGCAATTACCGTCTTCTGTGATTGCTTTGACGCCCTTCGCAGTGTTTCTTGGGCGGCCTTGTCCTTTGCAATATGTTGGTTATAGAAATCCGCATCGAAATCGTTGATATTCCAGCAGGCTGGAATGATGGACATGAAACGGTAGATATCTTCTGCTGCGTTAATGTCTTGCAGAGTACGTCCACTCGCGAGCATCTTTTCGGCGGCCAGTTCACACGCCATGATGATAACGGCAGCTTTCTGAAAAAAGAGCGGCTTATGGTTGCGTGCAGCATTAAACTGCTGGCGCGCGATTTGACCGGTCCAGTTGTTATTGGAATTGGGCATATCAGACCAGTTGGTTCGATCTGAAACGGCTTGCACGGCCTCTTCTTTATAGCCAGCGAGCGAGTTTGCGTTGAGGCTTGTCGAACGCATGAACCAGAGGACCCCACCAACATAAAAGCGTGGTTGAGTTCCGTGATCGAATTCCCAGTTGCTATAGCAACTGGCGCCACTTGTTGTGGGATCGTCTGCTATAGGATGGAACAACAAGTCCTCGTAGTTGGCCGGTCGAACTGCTTGGCGTTGCTGTTGGATAATGTTGGCCAGGTAGTCCACTCGTTCCTCCATAGGGTCATGTGTAGCGCAAACAAGTGCGTTGCTTGCCCAAAAAAGCCCCCAACAATTTCGTTCGAATTTAAGACCATCTTTCTGTAACAGTCGTGTGACAGGGCAAACTTACCCTTTGTAAGGGTGACTTGCCCTTACACGACCCATCAAGCACAGACATCGCTGAACTTGCTCTAAGCCAACTTTGATTTTGTCAGGGTATGTGGGCCTAACACAGGGCGCAGCAGCACAATGCGCGGCCTGTTTGACGACATAAGTCTATGATTTTAGGTAATTTTGTGGCTTTGCAGAAGGCTATCGAAGAGGCACTATTATCGTATGCCAACGGGCCAATATACGTTCGGCAAGGAAGGATTTGGGCGACGCCTCGGTCTGCAAACTAAGTCCGCCGCCCAATCTCTCCGACTAAATGTGGTCGTACCGAGAGGACTTAATAATGCTCTACAAGGCGCTGACTTGCAATGTTCTGATTGTCACAGCGATGGCAGCAGCAATCCACCTTAAGCTGTATTACGCCATCGACACGGTACTGTATGTGAGTCTCAATATCGCTTTGTCGGTGTGCTACGGCATTCTGGCCGTCGCTGTGATCCGGCATCGCAAGGAAATCGAGGCTCAGGCAATGATGATGCTGATGGTCGTCTATAACAGCACCGCTGTCTTGAAAATCTGTCAAATAATAATGCTCTACTGAGGGTAGAGATTACCTAGAAAAAGGCCGGAGGACGCTCCGGTCTTTTTTGCGTTGTAGGGTTGATGCAAACGGTCTGAAATTTGAAGTGGATCTGTGGCTGGGCCTAGAAAACGCATACCAATGTGACCAGAACGAGAGCACTTCTGACGATAAGTTGCCAAACAAGGCTCCGCTCGACGTTGACCCCAATCGAACGGTGTTCGCGCCGAGCCAGACGATGAGACAAGTCCTGCGCATTTGCACTCTTTACGGAAAGTTGGGGCTTTACCACACAAGATCTCCTTTGTTTCGAGTACGGCAAGACACAATCCAGCGATACCGATCGCAGATGACGCCTACAGTCTCCCCCACTTCCATCGAGGCTTACTTCGCGGCCAGTCCAAACAGCGACTTCGCCAACGCGAGTTTTCCTTCCGCAGCCCGATCGCAACACGCGCGGAAGTATCCGCCTGGTGAACTAATTTTTTCCGGATCGCGCAGGGCCTTTTCAGTTACCATTGTCAGAATGGCGGCAGCCGCCTGCCTTCCTAGCCGGCCGCAAGCCTCAGCGTAGGCAGCTTCGCTGAGGCCTATCCCAACGCGCATGACCTCCGCCGCTGACATCAATTCCGGCCAGTTAGCCAACGAGAGCCCAAAATCGCTTTGAACGGTCTTGGACGCGCTTTCCAATAAGGAGATCGAAACTGCGTCCAGAAGTGCTTGCGGTCGGAAATCCGCTCCATTAGAGGGGTTCTTCGGGTGTTTGGAGGCTGTTTTACCCCCTTCCGGCTCCGCTTGCTCCTTTTCAGGAGCTATTTCGACGCTGTAGGCGTCGTTAGATTTTAAGTCAACTTCATCCGCGTTAGCGGATGTCCGATTATTTAAGTAAGAGTCAAGTGAGCTTGTATTAGATATAGGGGTGACACTTTTGTCATGCTCGCCTGACTTTTTATTTGTTTTTGCTCGGTTTTCGGCTGCCTGAGCCGCGGCAACATCTTCAAGCAATAAATCGTACAAGTCCTGCAGCGCGACAGCCTTCTCCTGGATATCCCCCTCCCCTGCAAAGATTACGTCCATCTGGCATTGAAAATCCGAAAGAGACAGATCGGACGTGACATTTAGGATATCGATTATCGCTCGAGAAACCCTGGCAACTGTGCGTTTCGCTTCCCGTCTGGCATTTAGTTCAGCCTGCCATTCATCTGCCATCCGCTTGATTTCATGATAACGAATGCGTGCCGGCGTAAAATCGAGACCGTAAGCAAAAGTAATATCGCCTCTTCCGTTCCGATGCACCCAACGACGACCTGTAGAACTATCTCTGTAGGCGAGCACCTGCGCTTCAACGAGCTGCTTGATGGCGCGGATCACAGTGCGCTCGCTCCGGCCGACATAAGACGCCAGCTTTTCGTTGGAGATCGCGACGATCGGTCGGGCTGCGCCCTTCCAGTCTTCTGACTTCGACAGCCCGAGCAGAATGTCGAGCACATGATATGCTGTTGAACTGAGTGCCAGCGGTTGAGCAGCTCTTTTGAGAGCAATTGCGACTTCTGACTTTCCGACGTCTGGAATGTCGTTTGACATAGCCAGGCGTTGAGATGCAAGGATCCCAGGCGTTATCTTCCGGAAGGAAGAAACGTTCGAAACAGTAGGCATAAAAACCTCCGTTCGCCGTAGCCAAGTGGACTGCGGCGCTGATTTATTTGGGAGGTTCAGTGATGGGAAATCGGCACAAATCCACTGTTCACACAAGATCGATCTTGCGTGTGATTCGGAATTCGCCTAAAACAAGGACGTGTTGAGGTTCCTGTTTGGGTTTTCCCGGCTGAACCGTGATTAAAGAGATCGAACGGTTGCCGCCGTTTCGGTCTC from Roseibium sp. HPY-6 includes:
- the repC gene encoding plasmid replication protein RepC, giving the protein MPTVSNVSSFRKITPGILASQRLAMSNDIPDVGKSEVAIALKRAAQPLALSSTAYHVLDILLGLSKSEDWKGAARPIVAISNEKLASYVGRSERTVIRAIKQLVEAQVLAYRDSSTGRRWVHRNGRGDITFAYGLDFTPARIRYHEIKRMADEWQAELNARREAKRTVARVSRAIIDILNVTSDLSLSDFQCQMDVIFAGEGDIQEKAVALQDLYDLLLEDVAAAQAAENRAKTNKKSGEHDKSVTPISNTSSLDSYLNNRTSANADEVDLKSNDAYSVEIAPEKEQAEPEGGKTASKHPKNPSNGADFRPQALLDAVSISLLESASKTVQSDFGLSLANWPELMSAAEVMRVGIGLSEAAYAEACGRLGRQAAAAILTMVTEKALRDPEKISSPGGYFRACCDRAAEGKLALAKSLFGLAAK